In one Candidatus Caccoplasma merdavium genomic region, the following are encoded:
- the murB gene encoding UDP-N-acetylmuramate dehydrogenase, translating to MKIEEHYPLQEIHTFHLPVKTRYYVEYDNIDELCSFLSESPLLEQYPCYHMGGGSNLLFLHDYPGVILHSAIRFIEQVSENGDSLVLRAGAGVVWDDFVKYCVENNWGGVENLSLIPGEVGASAVQNIGAYGVEVKDVIEKVETIDIHTRQPRIFTNEECKYGYRDSIFKNEYRGQYIVTAVQYRLQKNATFHLDYGNLREAVARCSNPTLADVRRVVIEIRRSKLPDPDETGNAGSFFKNPVVPKAHYERLKKRYPDMPHYPVDEARVKLPAGWLIDRAGWRGKTHGGAGVYEKQSLVLVNRGDATTRDITELADKICRSVKEIYDIDLSPEVNYIQ from the coding sequence ATGAAAATAGAAGAACATTACCCGTTACAAGAGATTCACACATTCCATCTGCCGGTGAAAACCCGTTACTACGTCGAGTATGACAATATCGATGAGTTGTGTTCATTCCTCAGTGAATCTCCGTTGTTGGAACAATACCCATGCTACCACATGGGAGGTGGCAGCAACCTCTTGTTCCTGCACGATTATCCGGGCGTTATATTGCATTCGGCCATACGTTTCATCGAGCAGGTGTCGGAAAACGGCGATTCGCTGGTGTTGCGAGCAGGAGCCGGCGTCGTATGGGACGATTTTGTCAAATACTGTGTCGAGAACAACTGGGGAGGAGTGGAAAATCTCTCGCTCATACCCGGAGAGGTCGGCGCGTCGGCCGTGCAGAATATCGGGGCCTATGGCGTTGAGGTGAAAGATGTGATAGAGAAAGTCGAGACCATCGACATTCATACCCGCCAACCGCGCATATTTACCAACGAAGAATGCAAATACGGTTACCGCGACAGCATTTTCAAGAACGAATATCGCGGTCAATACATCGTGACGGCGGTACAATACCGGTTACAAAAAAATGCGACGTTCCATCTCGATTACGGGAATTTGAGGGAGGCTGTGGCACGGTGTTCCAATCCGACGTTGGCCGATGTGCGGAGAGTGGTCATCGAAATACGTCGCTCGAAATTACCCGACCCCGATGAAACAGGCAATGCCGGTAGCTTTTTCAAAAACCCGGTCGTTCCCAAAGCTCATTACGAACGCCTGAAAAAACGCTACCCCGACATGCCGCATTATCCTGTCGATGAAGCACGGGTGAAGTTGCCGGCCGGCTGGCTTATCGACCGGGCCGGGTGGCGGGGAAAGACTCATGGCGGCGCAGGTGTCTATGAAAAACAGTCCCTTGTATTGGTCAATCGGGGTGATGCCACAACACGGGACATAACCGAATTGGCCGACAAGATATGCCGCTCGGTAAAAGAAATATATGACATCGACCTTTCACCCGAAGTAAATTATATTCAGTAA
- a CDS encoding MBL fold metallo-hydrolase, which yields MLVQFLGTGTSTGVPMIGCNCEVCRSTDARDNRLRSSVCLTIGDKNILIDCGPDFRQQMLRSGIGHIDAVLLTHEHYDHTSGLDELRNFSRDNPIPIYAEPNVLEIIHQRLFYCFSEQPKPGVAHLSLNPIEALSPFRIFDIEINPVRVWHYRLPIIGYRIGNFAYITDMLTMDEEEYPRLFNLDTLVVNALRHKPHFSHQNLESALAFIARLAPKQAYITHMSHQIGLHAIEEKRLPSNVLFAYDGLTISVPEE from the coding sequence ATGCTGGTACAATTTTTAGGAACGGGAACATCGACCGGCGTGCCGATGATTGGTTGCAATTGTGAAGTGTGCCGCTCGACCGATGCCCGAGACAATCGTTTGCGTTCGTCGGTGTGCCTAACCATCGGCGACAAAAATATCCTGATAGATTGCGGCCCCGATTTCCGCCAACAGATGCTGCGAAGCGGCATCGGCCACATCGATGCCGTGCTGCTTACCCACGAGCATTATGACCACACGTCGGGGCTCGACGAACTTCGGAATTTTTCCCGTGACAATCCTATCCCGATATATGCCGAACCGAATGTCCTCGAAATCATTCACCAGCGGCTCTTTTATTGTTTCTCGGAGCAACCCAAGCCCGGAGTAGCCCACCTGTCGCTCAATCCCATCGAGGCACTCTCTCCGTTCCGGATTTTCGATATTGAAATAAACCCGGTCAGGGTGTGGCATTACCGCTTGCCTATCATCGGTTACCGCATCGGCAATTTCGCATACATAACCGACATGCTCACGATGGACGAAGAGGAATATCCCCGGCTGTTTAATCTTGATACACTGGTTGTCAATGCCTTGCGCCATAAGCCGCATTTTTCGCATCAAAATCTCGAAAGCGCGTTGGCGTTTATTGCTCGACTTGCTCCGAAACAAGCCTATATCACACACATGAGCCATCAGATAGGATTGCATGCCATTGAGGAGAAAAGGTTACCCTCGAATGTGCTTTTTGCGTATGACGGACTGACAATTTCCGTACCCGAAGAATAA
- a CDS encoding diacylglycerol kinase family protein → MKQHPFSIKERLHSFVYAFNGLKLFFTREHNVRIHLVVAIVTIGMGFFVGVSPMEWVAIALTIGVVLAAEAVNTAVEYLCNFVSQQKDQRIKEIKDVAAGAVLLCAMAAVVVGLIIFLPYWVQMIR, encoded by the coding sequence ATGAAACAACACCCTTTCTCGATAAAAGAACGCCTGCATAGTTTCGTCTATGCTTTCAATGGGTTGAAATTGTTTTTCACCCGCGAGCACAATGTCCGCATACATCTTGTTGTAGCCATAGTCACCATCGGCATGGGGTTCTTCGTCGGGGTGTCGCCGATGGAGTGGGTGGCCATCGCCCTGACAATAGGGGTGGTACTTGCCGCCGAGGCCGTCAATACAGCCGTTGAGTATCTCTGCAATTTTGTCTCTCAGCAGAAAGACCAACGTATCAAAGAAATAAAAGATGTTGCGGCAGGAGCTGTGCTCTTGTGTGCCATGGCCGCCGTTGTCGTGGGACTGATTATTTTCTTGCCCTACTGGGTGCAAATGATTCGGTAA
- a CDS encoding RecQ family ATP-dependent DNA helicase, with protein sequence MEQQIHEILYRYWGYETFRPLQEDIIKSILEGKDTLALMPTGGGKSITYQVPGLYLDGTCIVVTPLIALMKDQVDTLRGLGIKASYIHSGMTYREMITTLDNCILGKYKFLYVSPERLSTSLFQDKLKDMSISLLVIDEAHCISQWGYDFRPDYLKIAELRQKIPQIPVLAVTATATPEVAKDIQEKLLFRAENVFRKSFRRSNLRYVVRYNEDKMQQLVYILSRIQGSAIVYVRSRRQTKEVAELLYREGVSVQFYHAGIDPEEKEARQQAWKEGRSRVMVATNAFGMGIDKPDVRLVVHLDMPSSPEEYYQEAGRAGRDGNTAYAVLLYSPTDKSKLHKRVADMFPEKEFITRVYEALCNYLQIAEGSGINTVRDFDLNLFCSVFKFPILPTYHALKILEQSGYIEYVEEAESQSRVMVTVQRDELYRLKVDDADTDTVLQCLLRSYTGLFADYIFIKESLIERRTGLPSQTIYESLIYLGKLHILHYIPRKRMPFIYFSRSRTALKYLEIPRSAYEERKKRFSARIERILQYAMCDNVCRERLLLEYFGEENTGDCGGCDVCQKKKNATLSPTLFDQIWASVKLLLQKDSLSINEMLERLPYTQDALIEAIRYLVDEGFLREENQKYFLGKK encoded by the coding sequence ATGGAGCAACAGATTCACGAGATATTATACCGATATTGGGGGTATGAGACCTTCCGACCCTTGCAAGAAGACATTATCAAGTCGATTCTTGAAGGGAAAGATACGCTTGCCCTGATGCCAACGGGTGGCGGAAAGTCGATTACATACCAGGTGCCCGGTTTATATCTCGACGGGACTTGTATCGTGGTCACGCCTTTGATTGCCTTGATGAAAGACCAAGTCGACACGTTGCGTGGGCTCGGCATAAAAGCGTCGTATATCCATTCGGGAATGACCTATCGAGAGATGATTACCACACTCGACAACTGCATACTGGGCAAGTATAAGTTCCTCTATGTATCGCCCGAACGGCTCTCGACAAGTTTGTTTCAGGACAAACTCAAAGACATGTCCATCTCCTTATTGGTCATAGATGAAGCCCATTGCATTTCGCAGTGGGGATATGATTTCAGACCCGACTATCTGAAAATCGCTGAGTTAAGGCAGAAAATCCCGCAGATTCCCGTACTGGCAGTGACGGCAACGGCAACTCCCGAAGTGGCGAAGGACATTCAGGAAAAGTTGCTGTTCAGAGCCGAGAATGTCTTCCGGAAGAGTTTCCGCCGTTCCAACCTTCGTTATGTCGTTCGTTATAACGAAGACAAAATGCAGCAGTTGGTCTATATCCTTTCGCGCATACAGGGCAGTGCCATTGTCTATGTCCGCAGTCGCAGGCAGACCAAGGAGGTGGCCGAACTGCTCTACCGCGAAGGCGTATCGGTGCAATTCTATCATGCCGGTATCGATCCCGAGGAGAAAGAGGCGCGGCAACAAGCCTGGAAAGAGGGCCGTTCTCGCGTGATGGTGGCAACGAATGCGTTCGGCATGGGAATCGACAAGCCCGATGTGCGTCTTGTGGTCCATCTCGATATGCCGAGTTCTCCCGAAGAATATTATCAAGAAGCCGGACGCGCGGGACGAGACGGGAACACGGCCTATGCCGTACTGCTCTACTCGCCGACCGACAAGTCGAAGTTGCACAAGCGGGTTGCCGACATGTTCCCGGAAAAAGAGTTCATAACGCGCGTGTATGAAGCCTTGTGCAATTACCTGCAAATAGCCGAGGGCAGCGGCATAAACACCGTGCGGGATTTTGACTTGAATCTCTTTTGCAGCGTTTTCAAATTCCCGATATTACCCACCTACCATGCCTTGAAGATTCTTGAACAGTCGGGTTATATCGAGTATGTCGAAGAGGCCGAGTCACAATCGAGGGTCATGGTTACGGTGCAACGTGATGAGCTTTACCGGCTCAAAGTCGATGATGCCGATACCGATACGGTACTGCAATGCCTGTTGCGTTCCTATACGGGGCTGTTTGCCGATTACATTTTTATCAAGGAGTCGCTCATCGAGCGGCGTACGGGATTGCCTTCACAAACGATTTACGAGAGTCTCATCTATTTGGGAAAGCTGCACATCTTGCATTACATTCCGCGCAAGAGAATGCCATTTATCTATTTCTCCCGTTCGCGCACAGCCTTGAAGTATCTCGAAATTCCCCGTTCGGCCTACGAGGAGCGGAAAAAGCGTTTTTCGGCACGCATCGAACGCATTTTACAGTATGCCATGTGCGACAATGTGTGCCGGGAGCGGTTGTTGCTCGAATATTTCGGCGAAGAAAATACCGGGGATTGCGGTGGTTGCGACGTGTGTCAGAAGAAAAAAAATGCGACCCTCTCGCCTACCCTGTTCGACCAGATTTGGGCTTCGGTCAAACTCCTGCTGCAAAAGGATTCTCTGAGCATAAACGAGATGTTGGAACGGTTGCCATATACACAAGACGCTCTCATTGAGGCCATTCGGTATCTTGTCGATGAAGGTTTCCTACGGGAAGAGAACCAAAAGTATTTTCTTGGAAAGAAATGA
- a CDS encoding WG repeat-containing protein has translation MKQFFLLFLAFLLVASATGQELKRKENASGKWGFVDVHGNTMIPFLYDYVGAFSEGLASVQLNGKYGFIDKQGNMVIPCKYDNSGYFSEGLASVQLNGKYGCIDKQGNMVIPCKYYAIWPFQDGLARVILKGKRGFIDKYGKEVIPCKYDNVWQHYDGVAMVELNGKRGFVDKQGNTVIPCKCDGAHYFREGLAAVILNGKWGFIDPQGNVAIPCQYDYAGYFFEGLAAVQLNGKYGFIDKQGNTAIPFLYDKANSFREGLARVKLNGKYGFIDKQGNTAIPCKYDYVYDFNKDIVEVILNDKHGYIDRQGNTVVPCLYEEIEDFYGGFAKVSLNGKWGYVDAQGNAAIPCQYDYAWYFFEGLAAVQLNGKYGFIDKQGNTAIPFIYDWAYPFDNGLARVQLNGKEGYINSRGDWFDTKYDGQK, from the coding sequence ATGAAGCAATTTTTTTTACTTTTTCTTGCTTTTCTGCTGGTCGCATCCGCTACCGGACAGGAATTGAAACGGAAAGAAAACGCGTCAGGAAAATGGGGATTTGTTGACGTCCATGGCAACACAATGATTCCCTTCCTATATGACTATGTAGGAGCTTTCAGCGAGGGTTTGGCCTCGGTCCAATTAAACGGAAAGTACGGTTTTATCGACAAGCAAGGCAATATGGTGATTCCTTGCAAATATGACAATTCAGGATATTTCAGCGAGGGCTTGGCCTCAGTCCAATTAAACGGAAAGTATGGTTGTATCGACAAGCAAGGCAATATGGTGATTCCTTGCAAATACTATGCAATATGGCCTTTCCAAGATGGTTTGGCGAGGGTCATATTAAAAGGTAAAAGGGGATTTATCGACAAGTATGGCAAGGAAGTAATACCCTGTAAATACGACAATGTATGGCAACACTATGATGGGGTGGCTATGGTCGAATTAAATGGTAAGAGAGGTTTTGTAGATAAGCAAGGTAATACGGTCATTCCGTGCAAATGCGACGGTGCACACTACTTCAGAGAGGGCTTGGCTGCTGTAATATTAAATGGAAAATGGGGCTTTATCGACCCACAAGGTAATGTCGCCATTCCTTGCCAATACGACTATGCAGGGTATTTCTTCGAAGGTCTGGCCGCAGTCCAATTAAATGGCAAATATGGCTTTATCGACAAACAGGGTAATACGGCAATTCCTTTCCTATACGACAAAGCAAACTCCTTCAGAGAGGGCTTGGCTCGGGTGAAATTAAATGGCAAGTATGGCTTTATCGACAAACAGGGTAATACGGCGATTCCATGCAAATACGATTATGTATACGATTTTAATAAAGACATCGTAGAGGTTATATTAAATGACAAGCATGGATACATTGATCGGCAAGGCAATACGGTTGTCCCATGTCTATATGAGGAAATAGAAGATTTCTATGGAGGCTTTGCAAAAGTCTCATTAAATGGGAAATGGGGCTATGTCGATGCCCAAGGTAATGCCGCCATTCCTTGCCAATACGACTATGCATGGTATTTCTTCGAAGGTCTGGCCGCAGTCCAATTAAATGGCAAATATGGCTTTATCGACAAGCAGGGTAATACGGCAATTCCCTTCATATACGATTGGGCATACCCTTTTGATAATGGCTTAGCTCGGGTTCAATTAAACGGCAAAGAGGGCTATATCAACAGCCGGGGAGATTGGTTTGATACCAAGTATGACGGGCAAAAGTGA
- a CDS encoding co-chaperone GroES, translating into MNIKPLADRVLIKPAPAEEKTIGGIIIPDSAKEKPLRGEIIAVGKGTKDEEMVVKPGDTVLYGKYAGTELELDGEKYLIMRQSDVLAIL; encoded by the coding sequence ATGAACATTAAACCGTTAGCAGACAGAGTATTGATCAAGCCTGCACCCGCAGAAGAGAAAACGATCGGCGGAATCATCATTCCCGATTCTGCCAAGGAGAAACCCCTAAGAGGTGAAATTATCGCCGTAGGTAAAGGGACGAAAGACGAAGAAATGGTCGTAAAACCCGGTGATACGGTATTGTATGGCAAATATGCCGGTACCGAACTCGAATTGGACGGTGAAAAATACCTTATCATGCGTCAGTCCGACGTTTTGGCAATTCTCTAA
- the groL gene encoding chaperonin GroEL (60 kDa chaperone family; promotes refolding of misfolded polypeptides especially under stressful conditions; forms two stacked rings of heptamers to form a barrel-shaped 14mer; ends can be capped by GroES; misfolded proteins enter the barrel where they are refolded when GroES binds), with protein sequence MAKEIKFNIEAREELKKGVDALANAVKVTLGPKGRNVIIEKKFGAPHITKDGVSVAKEVELEDAFQNMGAQLVKEVASKTGDDAGDGTTTATVLAQAIVNVGLKNVTAGANPMDLKRGIDKAVACVVENIKSQAQEVNDDMAKIESVARISANNDGEIGKLIAEAMEKVKREGVITVEEAKGTDTTVEIVEGMQFDRGYISPYFVTDTEKMECQMENPYILIFDKKISSLKEMLPILESSAQSGRPLLIIAEDVDSEALATLVVNRLRGSLKICAVKAPGFGDRRKEMLEDIAVLTGGVVISEEKGLKLESATIDMLGRAEKVTVNKENTTIVNGLGDKEAIAARVAQIKAQIEKTTSDYDREKLQERLAKLAGGVAVLYIGAASEVEMKEKKDRVDDALSATRAAIAEGIVPGGGVAYIRAISSLEGLKGDNEDETTGIEIVKRAIEEPLRQIVANAGVEGAVVVQKVKDGKGDFGYNARTGEYENFFAAGVIDPAKVTRVALENAASIAGMFLTTECVIADKKEENPAGAAAGMAPGMGGMGGMM encoded by the coding sequence ATGGCAAAAGAAATCAAATTCAATATCGAAGCTCGCGAAGAGCTGAAAAAAGGCGTAGACGCTTTGGCCAACGCCGTGAAAGTAACCCTTGGCCCCAAAGGCCGCAATGTCATCATCGAGAAAAAATTCGGTGCTCCCCACATCACCAAAGATGGTGTATCGGTAGCCAAAGAAGTTGAGCTCGAAGATGCTTTCCAGAACATGGGTGCCCAACTGGTAAAAGAGGTTGCCTCCAAAACGGGCGATGATGCCGGTGACGGAACGACCACTGCTACGGTATTGGCACAAGCCATTGTCAATGTCGGCTTGAAAAACGTAACCGCCGGTGCCAATCCCATGGACTTGAAACGTGGTATCGACAAAGCCGTTGCTTGTGTTGTGGAAAATATCAAATCGCAGGCACAAGAGGTGAACGACGATATGGCCAAAATCGAATCGGTTGCCCGCATCTCGGCCAACAACGATGGCGAAATCGGTAAACTCATCGCCGAAGCCATGGAAAAGGTTAAACGCGAAGGCGTCATCACCGTCGAAGAAGCCAAAGGTACCGACACGACGGTCGAAATTGTTGAAGGCATGCAGTTCGACCGCGGATACATTTCACCTTATTTCGTAACCGATACCGAGAAGATGGAATGCCAAATGGAGAATCCCTATATTCTCATTTTCGACAAGAAAATCTCCTCGCTCAAAGAGATGCTGCCTATCCTCGAATCCTCGGCTCAGTCGGGACGTCCCTTGCTCATCATTGCCGAAGATGTCGACAGTGAAGCCTTGGCTACTTTGGTCGTAAACCGCCTGCGTGGTTCGTTGAAGATATGTGCCGTAAAAGCTCCCGGCTTCGGCGACCGTCGTAAAGAGATGCTCGAAGATATTGCCGTATTGACAGGTGGTGTCGTTATCTCCGAAGAAAAAGGTCTCAAACTCGAATCGGCCACCATCGATATGCTGGGCCGTGCCGAGAAAGTTACCGTCAACAAAGAGAATACGACCATCGTCAACGGTCTGGGCGACAAGGAAGCTATTGCTGCCCGCGTAGCTCAAATCAAGGCTCAAATCGAAAAGACAACCTCGGATTATGACCGCGAGAAACTGCAAGAACGCTTGGCCAAACTCGCCGGTGGCGTTGCCGTTCTCTACATCGGTGCCGCTTCGGAAGTTGAGATGAAAGAGAAGAAAGACCGCGTTGACGATGCCCTGAGTGCCACTCGCGCCGCTATCGCCGAAGGTATCGTACCGGGTGGTGGTGTGGCTTATATCCGTGCCATCTCTTCGCTCGAAGGTCTCAAAGGCGACAACGAAGACGAAACCACCGGTATCGAAATCGTCAAACGTGCCATCGAAGAGCCGTTGCGTCAGATTGTAGCCAATGCCGGTGTAGAAGGTGCCGTTGTAGTACAAAAAGTAAAAGACGGCAAAGGCGACTTCGGATACAATGCCCGCACGGGTGAATATGAGAACTTCTTTGCCGCTGGTGTTATCGACCCGGCCAAGGTTACCCGTGTAGCCCTTGAAAACGCCGCTTCGATTGCCGGTATGTTCCTCACCACCGAGTGTGTGATTGCCGACAAGAAAGAAGAAAATCCTGCCGGTGCCGCAGCCGGTATGGCTCCCGGCATGGGAGGTATGGGCGGCATGATGTAA
- a CDS encoding malate dehydrogenase: MNFVTNEKLTIVGAAGMIGSNMAQTAIMMNLTPNICLYDPYAPGLEGVAEELYHCGFEGVNITYTSDIKEALTGAKYIINSGGAARKAGMTREDLLKGNAAIAEEFGQNVKKYCPDVKHIVIIFNPADITGLIVLLHSGLKPSQVTTLAALDSTRLRSELAKYFHISMDAVENCRTYGGHGEQMAVFASTAKVNGKPLTEIIGTEALSKEQWAEIQQKVTKGGANIIALRGRSSFQSPAYVSVEMIAAAMGGKPFRWPAGTYVSNDKFDHIMMAWETDITADGCHLKAVKGTPEEETALEKSYEHLCALRDEVIAMGVLPAISEWNKINPNIR, encoded by the coding sequence ATGAATTTTGTTACGAACGAAAAACTCACCATTGTTGGTGCTGCCGGCATGATCGGCTCCAATATGGCACAAACTGCCATCATGATGAATTTGACTCCCAACATCTGTCTTTACGACCCCTATGCACCCGGGTTGGAAGGTGTTGCCGAAGAGTTATATCATTGCGGTTTTGAAGGGGTGAACATCACCTATACGTCTGATATCAAAGAAGCCCTCACCGGTGCCAAATATATCATCAACTCGGGTGGCGCTGCCCGTAAGGCCGGCATGACTCGTGAAGACCTGCTCAAAGGAAATGCGGCTATTGCCGAAGAGTTCGGACAAAATGTCAAGAAATATTGCCCCGACGTAAAACATATCGTCATCATCTTCAACCCGGCCGATATTACCGGTCTTATCGTTCTTCTGCACTCGGGCTTGAAACCCTCTCAGGTTACGACGTTGGCCGCACTTGATTCGACCCGTCTGCGCAGTGAACTGGCCAAATATTTCCACATCTCGATGGACGCAGTCGAGAACTGTCGCACTTATGGCGGTCATGGCGAACAAATGGCTGTCTTTGCCTCTACGGCCAAAGTAAACGGAAAGCCGTTGACCGAGATTATCGGTACAGAAGCTTTGTCGAAAGAACAATGGGCCGAAATTCAACAGAAAGTAACCAAAGGCGGTGCCAATATCATTGCCTTGCGCGGTCGTTCTTCATTCCAAAGTCCGGCATATGTATCGGTCGAAATGATTGCTGCCGCCATGGGTGGCAAACCGTTCCGTTGGCCGGCCGGAACCTATGTGTCGAACGATAAGTTTGATCACATCATGATGGCTTGGGAAACCGATATTACAGCCGACGGCTGTCATCTCAAAGCAGTCAAAGGTACTCCCGAAGAAGAGACCGCTCTCGAAAAGAGCTACGAGCACCTATGCGCTCTCCGTGACGAAGTAATCGCCATGGGTGTGCTGCCCGCCATCAGCGAGTGGAACAAAATCAACCCCAACATTCGATAA
- a CDS encoding PhoH family protein — protein sequence MGKKNFVLDTNVLLHDHKCIFNFEENDIFIPIIVLEELDKFKKGNEEINYNAREFARQLDKYTDKDFFEKGAQLGPDLGRLSIIVNCSLNKRVKEAFHEDKPDHRILSAAIEVAEQHKDMRTIFVTKDINLRMKARALGIETEDYTNDKVKAIDLFENEHRTITDVSPDVIDAIYSSKSGIPVEQIGTKLRTNECFILDSGNSSVLARYVTADGIVRKVTKEKNFGIEPRNAEQAFAFDLLNDDRIKLLAITGKAGTGKTLLALAGALKQHGLYKQILLARPIVSLSNKDLGFLPGDEKQKIAPYMQPLFDNLNVIKRQFSLDSNDYRALQEMQAGGNLVIEALAYIRGRSLSDTFCIIDEAQNLTPHEIKTIITRAAEGTKMVFTGDVYQIDSPYLDTQSNGLAYMIDRMQGQEIFGHVNLVKGERSKLSELASNLL from the coding sequence ATGGGGAAAAAGAATTTTGTCTTAGACACCAATGTTCTCCTGCACGACCACAAGTGCATATTCAATTTCGAAGAGAACGATATTTTTATCCCGATTATCGTATTGGAAGAGTTGGATAAATTCAAAAAGGGCAATGAAGAAATCAATTACAATGCTCGGGAATTTGCCCGCCAACTCGACAAATACACCGACAAAGACTTCTTTGAAAAGGGGGCTCAATTAGGGCCCGATTTGGGACGTTTATCGATTATCGTGAATTGTTCGTTGAACAAACGTGTCAAAGAGGCTTTCCACGAGGACAAGCCCGACCATCGCATTTTATCGGCAGCCATAGAAGTTGCCGAGCAACACAAGGATATGCGCACCATCTTCGTGACCAAGGACATCAACTTGCGTATGAAGGCTCGGGCATTGGGTATAGAGACAGAAGACTATACCAATGACAAGGTGAAGGCCATAGACTTGTTCGAAAACGAACATCGAACCATTACCGATGTGTCGCCCGATGTCATCGACGCCATTTACAGTTCGAAAAGCGGAATTCCGGTAGAGCAAATCGGCACGAAATTGCGCACCAATGAATGTTTTATCCTCGATAGCGGCAATTCCTCGGTACTGGCTCGCTATGTCACCGCCGACGGTATTGTGAGAAAAGTCACCAAAGAGAAGAATTTCGGCATTGAACCGCGCAATGCCGAGCAGGCTTTTGCCTTTGATTTGCTTAATGATGACCGCATCAAACTCTTGGCCATCACCGGTAAGGCCGGTACGGGAAAAACCCTGTTGGCCTTGGCCGGTGCCTTGAAACAACATGGGCTCTACAAGCAGATACTCCTCGCCCGCCCCATCGTGTCGCTATCGAATAAGGACCTCGGATTCCTGCCCGGAGATGAAAAGCAGAAAATAGCCCCTTATATGCAACCGCTATTCGACAATCTTAATGTCATCAAGCGCCAATTTTCCCTCGACAGTAACGATTATCGCGCATTGCAGGAGATGCAGGCCGGCGGCAACCTGGTCATTGAAGCCTTGGCCTATATTCGCGGGCGCAGCCTTTCCGACACATTCTGCATCATAGACGAAGCTCAGAATCTGACACCACATGAGATAAAAACCATTATAACCCGAGCTGCCGAAGGTACCAAGATGGTCTTTACCGGCGATGTGTACCAAATCGACTCCCCCTATCTCGACACCCAATCAAACGGGTTGGCCTACATGATAGACCGCATGCAGGGACAAGAGATTTTTGGCCATGTCAATTTGGTGAAAGGCGAGCGTAGCAAGCTCTCCGAATTGGCCAGCAATTTACTGTGA
- a CDS encoding transcriptional repressor — protein METIDNIKLAGLRITPQRKAVYEAMMELRHASIDEIIKKVQSKDGEMTVSTIYRILNSFCTANLLSNIFNPDAGKSYYDITVAEHHHVFKGEQVMDYMDDELTAMIRKYLKNKNFASEDIEKVQVQIIINEPKSNP, from the coding sequence ATGGAAACAATCGACAACATAAAGCTGGCAGGACTGAGAATAACCCCACAACGCAAGGCTGTGTATGAGGCGATGATGGAGTTGCGCCATGCGAGCATAGACGAAATAATAAAGAAAGTGCAGTCAAAAGACGGTGAAATGACCGTATCGACAATATATCGCATACTCAACTCATTCTGCACGGCCAATCTGTTATCGAACATCTTCAATCCTGATGCAGGCAAAAGCTATTACGACATCACCGTCGCTGAACATCATCATGTATTCAAAGGTGAACAGGTAATGGATTACATGGACGACGAACTGACTGCCATGATAAGAAAATACTTGAAAAATAAGAATTTTGCATCGGAAGACATCGAAAAAGTACAGGTGCAAATAATTATAAATGAACCTAAGTCTAACCCCTAA